A genomic segment from Anaerolineae bacterium encodes:
- a CDS encoding pyrroline-5-carboxylate reductase: protein MRPLTQHIVFIGPGVMAEAMIAGLLQQGVAPAEALWAAGPREERLHELAQRYGIHTTSDNAEAAREADVLVLSVKPQRLRQALSQIGQALPEGALVLSIVAGAPMGLIVERLGRPAVVRAMPNTPAQIGQGITVWTATEAVTPEQHQVAERILGALGETVYLEDEDYLDMATALSGTGPAYVFLFMEALVDAGVHLGFPRRVAEQLVAQTVLGSAAFYRQKQSQVHLAHLRNQVTSPGGTSAAALYYLEKAGFRTAISRAVWAAYERARELGQDASPHSPRER, encoded by the coding sequence ATGAGGCCGCTCACCCAACACATTGTTTTCATCGGGCCCGGCGTGATGGCCGAGGCGATGATTGCCGGCTTGCTGCAGCAGGGCGTCGCCCCGGCCGAGGCTTTGTGGGCCGCTGGCCCAAGAGAAGAACGGCTGCACGAACTGGCGCAGCGTTACGGCATTCACACCACCTCCGACAACGCTGAGGCGGCTCGTGAGGCCGATGTGCTGGTGCTTTCGGTGAAGCCTCAACGGCTGCGACAGGCCCTCTCGCAGATCGGCCAGGCCCTGCCTGAAGGGGCGCTGGTGCTTTCCATCGTGGCGGGTGCGCCCATGGGGTTGATTGTCGAACGCCTAGGGCGTCCGGCTGTGGTGCGGGCCATGCCTAACACTCCGGCCCAAATTGGTCAGGGCATCACCGTCTGGACGGCCACTGAGGCAGTGACCCCCGAACAGCATCAGGTGGCCGAGCGCATCCTTGGCGCGCTGGGCGAGACCGTGTATCTGGAAGACGAGGATTATCTGGATATGGCCACGGCGCTTTCGGGCACCGGCCCGGCGTATGTCTTCCTTTTTATGGAAGCCCTGGTCGATGCCGGGGTGCATTTGGGGTTCCCCCGGCGGGTGGCCGAGCAACTGGTGGCGCAGACGGTGTTGGGGTCGGCGGCCTTTTACCGCCAGAAGCAGAGTCAGGTGCATCTGGCCCACCTGCGCAACCAGGTCACCTCACCGGGCGGAACCTCGGCGGCAGCCCTGTACTACCTGGAAAAAGCCGGCTTCCGCACGGCCATTTCACGGGCGGTGTGGGCGGCCTATGAGCGAGCCCGGGAGTTGGGCCAGGACGCCAGCCCCCATTCGCCCCGGGAGAGGTAA
- the ruvA gene encoding Holliday junction branch migration protein RuvA, which translates to MSAKQGDRLLVMVGPVGVWVSVPRPLWEQTAVGEAWAGPTHLVVREDALTLYGFATAEERDLFVTLLGVNGVGPRLALGILSALTPAAIRRAVFQEQPEVFHRVPGVGRKTAQKILLHLQDALQPEEALGEVAALAEVDASVLDALVALGYSVVEAQAALQSLPKEAPPDVEERLRLALRYFSR; encoded by the coding sequence GTGAGCGCCAAGCAAGGCGACCGCTTGCTGGTCATGGTTGGGCCGGTGGGGGTGTGGGTCTCCGTGCCGCGCCCCTTGTGGGAGCAGACCGCGGTGGGGGAGGCGTGGGCTGGCCCGACGCACCTGGTGGTGCGAGAAGACGCCCTCACCCTCTACGGCTTTGCCACGGCCGAGGAGCGCGACCTCTTCGTGACCCTGCTGGGCGTGAACGGCGTTGGCCCCCGCCTGGCGTTGGGCATCCTTTCGGCCCTTACCCCGGCAGCCATTCGGCGGGCGGTGTTTCAGGAGCAGCCCGAAGTGTTCCACCGCGTCCCTGGCGTGGGGCGCAAGACCGCCCAGAAGATTTTGCTTCATTTACAAGATGCGTTGCAACCGGAGGAGGCCCTGGGCGAGGTGGCGGCCCTGGCCGAGGTGGATGCGTCCGTGCTTGATGCCCTGGTGGCCCTGGGGTACAGTGTAGTCGAGGCCCAGGCGGCGCTGCAAAGCCTGCCCAAAGAAGCCCCTCCGGATGTGGAAGAGCGCTTGCGGCTGGCGCTGCGATACTTCAGCCGCTAA
- the ruvC gene encoding crossover junction endodeoxyribonuclease RuvC: protein MRILGLDPGTAITGYGVIDLAPGGEVCVVSYGVVRTPARQPLPERLRQLYTALQDLLSLHRPAQAAVEKLFFQRNVTTAMAVGQARGVVLLALAMGEIPVAEYAPNEVKEAVTGYGSADKQQVQRMVQALLRLAERPRPDDAADALAVALCHAQHARFAALSRGEP from the coding sequence ATGCGCATCCTGGGCCTGGATCCTGGAACGGCCATCACTGGCTATGGGGTCATTGACCTTGCGCCGGGCGGGGAGGTGTGCGTGGTGAGTTACGGGGTGGTGCGCACTCCGGCCCGGCAGCCGTTGCCGGAGCGTTTGCGGCAACTTTACACCGCGTTGCAAGACCTTCTCTCCCTCCATCGCCCCGCACAGGCGGCGGTGGAGAAATTGTTTTTTCAGCGCAATGTGACCACGGCCATGGCCGTGGGACAGGCGCGGGGTGTGGTGTTGCTGGCGTTGGCCATGGGCGAGATCCCGGTGGCCGAATATGCCCCCAACGAGGTCAAAGAAGCGGTGACGGGTTACGGCAGCGCCGACAAACAACAGGTGCAGCGCATGGTGCAGGCGCTGTTGCGCTTGGCCGAGCGCCCGCGCCCCGATGATGCGGCCGACGCCCTGGCCGTGGCGCTGTGCCACGCCCAACATGCCCGCTTCGCTGCGCTGAGCCGCGGAGAGCCATGA
- a CDS encoding YebC/PmpR family DNA-binding transcriptional regulator, which translates to MSGHSKWSTIKRKKAAEDAKRGKLFTRLAREITIAAREGGGDPEVNVRLRLAIERAKAANMPKDNIERAIKRGTGEDKSGGALEEIFYEGYAPHGVALMIHCVTDNRNRTVSDVRHVLNRYGGSLGESGSVAWQFKRMAYFALPAKDNDPDKIFELAVEGGADDVKFDDEVIEIFAEPENFRSISEQLAQAGIQPDEAGLKMIPTQEMTLDPDATVQVLKVIEALEELDDVQEVYSNLNITEEALAKMEAA; encoded by the coding sequence ATGTCCGGACATTCGAAATGGTCAACCATCAAGCGCAAGAAAGCGGCCGAGGATGCGAAGCGCGGTAAACTGTTCACCCGTCTGGCCCGTGAAATTACCATCGCGGCCCGTGAAGGCGGGGGGGATCCCGAGGTCAATGTGCGTTTGCGGCTGGCCATCGAGCGGGCCAAAGCGGCCAACATGCCCAAAGACAACATCGAGCGGGCCATCAAGCGCGGCACGGGTGAGGACAAGAGCGGCGGCGCCCTAGAAGAAATCTTTTACGAAGGGTATGCGCCCCACGGCGTGGCCCTGATGATTCACTGCGTCACCGACAACCGCAACCGCACCGTGTCCGATGTGCGCCATGTGCTCAATCGCTACGGCGGCAGCCTTGGCGAGAGCGGCTCGGTGGCTTGGCAGTTCAAGCGCATGGCCTACTTCGCTCTGCCTGCTAAAGACAACGACCCGGATAAGATTTTTGAGTTGGCCGTGGAAGGCGGTGCCGACGACGTGAAGTTCGACGATGAAGTCATTGAGATTTTCGCCGAGCCGGAGAACTTCAGGAGCATCAGCGAGCAGTTGGCCCAGGCAGGCATCCAGCCCGACGAGGCGGGGTTGAAGATGATCCCCACCCAGGAAATGACCCTGGACCCCGATGCCACCGTGCAGGTGCTCAAGGTCATTGAGGCGCTGGAAGAACTGGACGATGTTCAGGAAGTGTACAGCAACCTGAACATCACCGAGGAAGCCCTGGCCAAAATGGAGGCCGCTTAG